A portion of the Streptomyces erythrochromogenes genome contains these proteins:
- a CDS encoding AMP-binding protein: MTVLPGLLPGTASVPFALGLAAHGDRTAIITADGTVSYAELAVRVDRTARRLGRERRLVLLVGTNTVDALVVHLAALAAGHPVLLVPGDHPEAVQSLIDAYDPDVVARREGEDMLLDERREVSAHDLHPDLALLLSTSGSTGSPKLVRLSHENLQTNAESIAQYLDIRDTDRAATTLPLHYCYGLSVVHSHLLRGAGLILTDLSVADTCFWELFKAARGTALAGVPYTFDLLDRVGFAAMELPHLRYVTQAGGRLAPDQVRRYAALGRAAGWKLFVMYGQTEATARMAYLPPHLAESRPEAAGIPIPGGSFRLRPLPDSADGPDCTHGTDDDTGELVYSGPNVMLGYARSPGDLALGRTVHELRTGDIARRSPDGLYEIVGRSSRFAKILGLRIDPGQVEAMLARHGVSALCTGDDEALRIAAVGGHDRDARRIARRVARDCSLPARAVHVRVLATLPRLPSGKPDYRAVRNLTRQAPDSTTDTTTRPAATPDGAPEPLHLLYARVLDRSDVTDDSSFVSLGGDSLSYVEMSIQLEERLGHLPAGWHTTPIRDLRPPEHADTSRRRTLETSVALRALAIFCIVGSHIQVFGIKGGAHILLAVAGYNFARFQLTSAERRVRVRRGWTSLARVALPSMAWIGLILLLNDDYTLANLFLLDSVMGPADLKTGMHFWFIEALVYILIAAVGLLGLPAADRAERRFPYALPLALAGLGLLTRYDLVGLPEREHIPDAVTVFWLFALGWAAAKAATVRQRLLVTLAALATVPGFFPGDPGREAIIVAGFVLLVWVPSLPSWERLNQLAGLLATSSLYIYLTHWQIFPLIDGFSRHLAFLASLLFGIAYAAGAARLMRGLSARRGARASADS; the protein is encoded by the coding sequence GTGACAGTCCTTCCCGGCCTACTCCCAGGCACCGCGTCCGTCCCGTTCGCCCTCGGCCTCGCCGCCCACGGCGACCGGACCGCCATCATCACGGCCGACGGCACGGTCAGCTATGCCGAGTTGGCCGTACGCGTGGACAGGACGGCCCGCCGCCTCGGCCGGGAACGCCGCCTGGTCCTGCTGGTCGGTACCAACACCGTCGACGCCCTCGTCGTCCACCTCGCCGCCCTCGCGGCCGGGCACCCCGTCCTCCTGGTACCGGGCGACCACCCCGAAGCCGTCCAGTCCTTGATCGACGCGTACGACCCGGACGTCGTGGCCCGCCGCGAGGGCGAGGACATGCTGCTCGACGAGCGGCGCGAGGTCTCGGCACACGACCTGCACCCGGACCTCGCCCTGCTGCTCAGCACCTCGGGCTCGACCGGATCACCGAAGCTCGTCCGGCTGTCGCACGAGAACCTCCAGACCAACGCGGAGTCCATCGCCCAGTACCTGGACATCCGGGACACCGACCGCGCCGCGACCACCCTGCCCCTGCACTACTGCTACGGCCTGTCCGTCGTGCACAGCCACCTCCTGCGCGGCGCCGGACTGATCCTGACCGACCTGTCGGTCGCCGACACCTGCTTCTGGGAGCTCTTCAAAGCCGCGCGGGGGACGGCCCTCGCCGGGGTTCCCTACACCTTCGACCTGCTCGACCGGGTCGGCTTCGCCGCCATGGAACTGCCCCACCTGCGCTACGTCACCCAGGCGGGCGGGCGCCTGGCGCCCGACCAGGTCCGCCGCTACGCCGCACTCGGCCGCGCAGCCGGCTGGAAGCTCTTCGTGATGTACGGCCAGACCGAGGCGACGGCCCGCATGGCCTACCTGCCGCCGCACCTCGCGGAATCCCGCCCCGAGGCGGCAGGGATCCCCATCCCCGGCGGCTCCTTCCGCCTTCGGCCGCTACCCGACAGCGCCGACGGCCCTGACTGCACCCATGGCACCGACGACGACACCGGCGAGCTGGTCTACTCGGGCCCCAACGTCATGCTCGGCTATGCCCGTTCCCCGGGCGACCTCGCGCTGGGCCGGACCGTGCACGAACTCCGCACCGGCGACATCGCGCGCCGCTCGCCCGACGGGCTGTACGAGATCGTCGGCCGGAGCAGCCGGTTCGCGAAGATCCTCGGCCTGCGCATCGACCCCGGGCAGGTCGAGGCGATGCTCGCCCGGCACGGCGTCAGCGCCCTGTGCACCGGCGACGACGAGGCACTGCGCATCGCGGCCGTCGGCGGCCACGACCGGGACGCCCGCCGGATAGCCCGGCGCGTGGCCCGCGACTGCAGTCTGCCGGCCCGCGCCGTGCATGTCCGCGTCCTGGCCACCCTCCCCCGCCTCCCCTCGGGCAAGCCCGACTACCGGGCCGTGCGCAACCTGACCCGTCAGGCGCCCGACAGCACCACTGACACCACCACCCGCCCCGCGGCCACGCCGGACGGCGCCCCCGAACCCCTACACCTGCTCTACGCACGGGTCCTCGACCGCTCGGACGTGACGGACGACAGCTCCTTCGTCAGCCTGGGCGGCGATTCGCTCTCGTACGTGGAGATGTCGATCCAGCTCGAAGAGCGGCTCGGTCACCTGCCGGCCGGCTGGCACACGACACCGATCCGGGACCTCAGGCCGCCCGAGCACGCGGACACCTCCCGCAGGCGGACCCTGGAGACGAGCGTCGCGCTCCGCGCCCTGGCCATCTTCTGCATCGTCGGCTCGCACATCCAGGTGTTCGGCATCAAGGGCGGGGCGCACATCCTGCTCGCGGTCGCCGGATACAACTTCGCCCGCTTCCAGCTCACTTCTGCCGAACGGCGCGTACGCGTACGCCGGGGCTGGACCAGCCTCGCCCGCGTCGCGCTGCCGAGCATGGCCTGGATCGGCCTGATCCTGCTCCTCAACGACGACTACACGCTCGCCAATCTCTTCCTGCTCGACAGCGTCATGGGCCCCGCCGACCTCAAGACCGGTATGCACTTCTGGTTCATCGAGGCCCTCGTCTACATCCTGATCGCCGCCGTCGGCCTCCTGGGCCTGCCCGCAGCCGACCGGGCGGAGCGCCGGTTCCCGTACGCCCTGCCCCTGGCCCTCGCCGGCCTGGGACTCCTCACCCGGTACGACCTCGTCGGCCTGCCGGAGCGCGAGCACATCCCCGACGCCGTCACCGTCTTCTGGCTGTTCGCCCTCGGCTGGGCCGCCGCCAAGGCCGCCACCGTGCGACAGCGCCTCCTGGTCACCCTCGCGGCCCTGGCCACCGTGCCGGGCTTCTTCCCCGGCGACCCCGGGCGCGAGGCGATTATCGTCGCCGGATTCGTGCTCCTGGTGTGGGTGCCCAGCCTCCCCAGCTGGGAGCGCCTGAACCAACTGGCCGGCCTCCTCGCGACCAGCTCCCTGTACATCTACCTGACCCACTGGCAAATCTTCCCGCTCATCGACGGGTTCTCCCGGCACCTGGCGTTCTTGGCCTCGCTCCTCTTCGGCATCGCCTACGCGGCCGGCGCCGCCCGCCTGATGCGAGGACTGTCGGCACGCAGAGGGGCTCGCGCCTCGGCGGATTCCTGA